The following nucleotide sequence is from Cyclopterus lumpus isolate fCycLum1 chromosome 20, fCycLum1.pri, whole genome shotgun sequence.
AGGTGATGACAGTAAAACAGTAGATATCACGTTCTGGGTGAAGATGCAGCAACAAATGCAGAGAATATCATAATGTTATTCCAACTTACAGATGAATAAAATGCACTTTAATATAGTGTATATCATAATGTCCATGAGGCTATTTTGtttggtgtctttttttttttttttaaacagtttctGCATTTGAGACCGAGTTCTTCATCAGTGGTCTGGCCCCGCTGGCAGATCAGCTCGTAACCCTGTACTTTGTGAAGGAGAACTCTGATCAAATGGTAATTctacatcatttatatattatatttatttatctatttattcttttttttttattataattttttttattaaagaggcTGTGTTTTTactcatagtgtgtgtgtgtgtgtgcaggatgagGAGTTTCGTGCGCGGCCTCGCCTCGACATCATCCAGCCTCTCCCTGAGAGCTGCGAGGAGATCTCTTCAGACGCACTGACCGTGCGCAACTTCCAAGACAACGAGTGCAGAGACTACCGCCTCGGTGAGACTATAAAAGCAGCTCTCAGAGAAATGCCACGCGGCCTTTTACTGCGCCCTGATTTCATTATGCTTCGACCATCAAATGTCATCTCTAATGCGCAGTACGCTGAGccataaatgtattttcattcacAGAGCATTCTGATGGAGAGTCGCTCTTCTACATGATCAGTCCCAAAGACATCGTCGTGGCCAAGGAGCGAGACCAGGATGACCATATCGATTGGCTGcttgaaaagaagaaatatgagGTCTGTGCGGTTCAATTTTATGAATGTTGCAAAAGGTTACGGTCTACAATTATTTAGTCTGACTGCGCGTCCCGTTACTGCGACAGGAGGCGCTGATGGCTGCAGAGATCAGCTTCAAGAACATCAAGAGACATGACGTTCAGAAAATCGGGATGGCTTACATCAATCACTTAGTGGAGAAAGGAGACTATGACAGTGCTGCCAGGTAGGTTTACCTTCAGCAGGGATACAGTCCGTTTATTTACATCTCCAGGGTCCTTATTATGGAAaacttatattttaaatgtgaagcagAATGTTTGACTCATGTCTTTATTGGTTTTGTAGAAAGAGGGAACACCATTAGACATAATCCAACAATATAGTCACTAAAATTACCACAATTACTGAACAGATAAGATGAGATTTTAATAGTGCAAATTCAAGCAAAAACTTTAACAAGGGAATCTTAATTTAAGGTTCCCTTACTAACTTTTTCTGGAGCTTTAACTAGTAAGTGGTCCTTGATTTAGTTATATTCGTCAAACCTTCCACACATTTCCAGAGTGACGAATTAACTTTAAATCCCTTTTACAAGAGACACCGGGCCAAGATGACGGCAAGAAAGCACAAACGgacttaaaaacaaataacacaaaaGCGTCAACCAATGAATATGCAATGTTGTGCAGTATATGATTAAGTACATTCAAGGCTCAAATAATCCTTAATCTTGTATTTAAAAACTTAAACAGTGCTTTCATCCAAGAGGTGCAGTGACGTGTGCAAAAACCCAAATCTGGGACAAATCGTACCACAGAATTTGACACTAAACCTCAAACAAGATGAATTTGAATGCACATATAAAATATCACCATCGGAGGGTTTTTTGTGAGACCCTCGATTTGACGTTCAGAAGATGTCATGTCTAACATTCCTTATTAATTTACACTGCTAACAAAGTCACCAGCCAGAAAGCTCTTGTTTCATCACGATGATTCATGTGCTTCTTCTTATTCAGGAAGTGTCAGAAGGTTCTTGGAAAAAACATGGAATTATGGGAAAATGAAGTGTACCGGTTCAAGACCATCGGACAGTTGAAGGCAGGAATTTCTGATCCTTAATAGAATTTAATGAAATGAAGTGATTTTGTTCACGAATTGATTATGAAATATGATTTTGCTCCACCTCTCTCCATTTCCAGGCCATCAGTCAGTATTTGCCGAGAGGGGATCTGCGTCTCCGACCGGCCATCTATGAAATGATCTTGCATGAATTTCTCAAAACTGACTACGAGGTACTTTGTCCTTGAATAGTCTGAACGTCCTGTACAGTGAATCCACTGGTTGATGGTCAGCCTAATGGTTTGTCCCTCCTCCTTTACTGTGCACGAAGGGTTTCGCCACACTGATCCGGGAATGGCCTGGAGAGCTTTATAATAACATGGCCATCGTTCAGACCGTCACCGATCACCTGAGGAGGGACCCCACCAACAGAACGCTGCTCACCACCTTGGCTGAACTGTAAATGAACTTAACGTGTGCATTGATACATATTCGGGggaaagttttatttttattttttatatatgatAAAATGGTTAAAAATACTATCTTGTGCATTATTTTATGTCACTTTGTGTCACTTATTTGTTTCCAAGATCtagttttaaaatgatattcTGTGTATCTGAACGAAGCTTGGTCGCACAATATTTGTCTGCAAAGATGTAGCCACAGAGGTGCCTGCAGGGTTGACGCAGTAATGCTTTCAAGGAATtaaaaatgacacacaaaaTCAAATTTTATAAAGTAACCTGTTGGTCCCTGATGCTGTTGCAGATACACGTACGACCAGCGGTACGACAGAGCCTTAGAAATCTACCTGAGACTGAGGCACAAAGACGTTTACCAGCTGATCCACAAACACAACCTTTTCTCCTCCATAGAGGACAAGATCGTGCTCCTCATGGACTTCGACAAAGAGGTAAAAGAGAGACTGAAAACGTGCCGTTTGCTATTattactttcactttcacatgTTTGAGTAATATATCCTCTAAATTGACGCCGTCAGAAAGCTGTTGACATGCTTCTGGACAATGAGGACAAGATCTCGGTAAGTGTTCCTGGCTTCTCTCCGTATTTAATTTAAGGAAGTGATGAAAATCCGCAGCCCGCTCATcctgttttctcttctctgctAATAGACGGACCGGGTGGTGGAAGAGCTCGCAGACAGGCCCGAGCTTCTGCACGTGGTGAGTTGAGATCActtttatatacaatataatataactcTCAAATGTTAAACCACAACTGATTTGACtcatcttcccccccccccccccccccccacagtatCTCCATAAACTATTTAAGCGGGATCACCACAAAGGCCAAAAATACCACGGGAGACAGATTGTCCTGTATGCCGAATACGACCGGCCGAATCTCTTGCCTTTCCTGAGAGACAGCACACACTGCCCGCTCGAAAAGGTACCGTCCTCACATGTCGTCCTCACATGTCGTCCTGCTGCGCGTCCCGGTTTCCAGAAGCTTTGAGGCATGAATGATGTCGTCTCCTCTTTTCTGTCAGGCTCTTGAGGTTTGTCAGCAGAGGAACTTTGTGGAGGAGACTGTCTTCCTGCTCAGTAAGTGTTAGTTAAGGTCTGTTTTCCTGATTTTTAAGGGTGTTTTGAAACTATGAAAAGGAAGCTAATCCAGCATGTTGGCTCTCAGGCCGGATGGGGAACTGCAGACGAGCTCTGCAGATGAtcatggaggagctggaggacgtgGACAAGGCCATCGAGTTCGCCAAAGAGCAAGACGATGCAGAGCTCTGGGAGGATCTCATCTCTTACTCTATTGATAAACCACGTATGATACAGTCTACCATCGACCCGTCATTTTTCTTTAGTCATTTTCTCACTTtcataatatttatttgtacctGCTATTGTCTCCCCAGCATTCATCACAGGCCTCCTTAATAACATTGGTACTCATGTGGATCCCATCCTGCTCATCTATCGCATTAAGGAGGGCATGGAGATCCCCAACCTCAGGGATTCACTTGTAAAAATCCTCCAGGACTACAATCTGCAAGTAAGTAAACAATGTCATCTAAACTGATTTAATCTTGTTTAGAAGACAGATGACTTAATAATAGTGCAGCTATTAAAACTGTTCCTTTTGTAAACACAGAAATTGAAGATTCTTACTGTAATATTAGTAGGATAAAATTATATTGATGGGGAAATTACATTGTGGAATAATTTCTCGGATTATGTGGATCGTATAACCTCAGTAGCTCCATTTGGAAGTAAACTATTACTCTAGCAGTACTTCAAGTAATTTTacaggaggaaataaaaagaacattaaTGAATTCATCCGTGAATTTTAATTAATTGCTCCGTCCTActatttattatgttgtttttcttattaaTCGGCGTTTGTTTTTTCTGGTTTCTAAGATTCTGCTGAGGGAAGGGTGTAAGAAGATCCTGGTGGCCGACTCCCTCTCGCTGCTCCAGAAGATGCACCGAACACAGATGAGAGGCGTCAGGCTGGACGGTGGGTCCACTTCCTTTGGCCTTCATGCAGAAGCAGTGGAGATGAAGTCCTTTTCGCACTGTACTCATGCAagtgttgcttttcttttcagaggAGAACATTTGCGAATCGTGTCATGCTGCAATATTACCGTCAGGTGGGTTTTCCTTTGTAGTTGTAACGCAGTATTTTACTGTTGTATTGCATTTGAAAGCTATTCATTGCTAGTGTTTTGCTGTGTTTCAGATATGGCCAAACCCTTCAGCGTGGTTGTGTTCCACTGCAGACACATGTTTCACAAGGAATGTTTACCATCTTCAGGATTGGTAAGCAACTTCACTGAGGCACATATCTAATATCTCTAAGACTGCCTTTTATCATTTTAGAAGAATATATAAAGTTGGATGCTTCTTGTCACAGTCAGAATCTAAGATCTGCTACaacagtgtctttttttaaaaggagactTGTACTTTTACGAAGCTTTTAAATTTTAAAGTGTGTGATTAACGtctataacatttattttagaatCAGTATTATTAtcctattttttattatttatgttattttattcacttttttatttgattagcTTTTTATAAAAAGTGTGTTAATAATTAactaatatatatgtattataaattgtatattatacattttatatatatattatttatatatatatatatatatatatatatattatatgttattgttatatatattgtaatttataatatttaacttGACTTTAATCTGTGTCACTATTTACACAACATTTCCCGATATTTGTATCATTTGGTGTTGAGTTTCACTTGATAATACACTTGATAATATTTCTCCAGGCATTGTTCTATTTTATCTGAATCTTAAACATTACCAGGCTGTTCTAAATCGAGACTCCTGCCACTTTTCCCTCTTTCAGCTTCCTGGGGTGCAGTTTTGTAACATCTGCAGTGCGAAGAAGCGCGGGCCAGGAAGTGGAATCCTGGAGATGAACAAATAAACCAGGCTGAATGCACTCACAATGTTATTATTGATGCCTTTACCTTCCCCTGTTGCTTACCATTTACTGTCAGTGCATTGATCAATACATATCACCATCCCTCTGccaaaatgcaaaacatatatataggATTGTCTCTGTATATTTAAATCTAACAACTATAAAGTGCTTTGCTTGTTTTGCTTGCCACTAATGTGATTTGGCGATGAAATATCTGCAAcgtctaaaaaataaaatcacataaAAACTTTTTGTGGTTTGTGTCTGATTATCATGCATGTCAATCAATTCTGAggagaaattaaaatgtatttcctcctgatctttgtgtttctttttactattgtgtctgtagttgaaAACACAATTGTAAAATTAAATATTCAGTATACTGTATAAATGTGTCATAATTGCACAAAATACTCCCTGAATGCATGtaaatcataaataattaaTGATATGAATAATTGTGCAATGAATGCTTTGTAGCTCTGTtgtgttgttcattctgtacacatgacatctattgcacttctgttcatccggggagagggatcctcctctgttgctctcccgaaggtttcttccctaAAAGgggttttggggagttttttcccccctcagaggctaatttgtgatttggggttATTCAAAAATGAAATTGAAGGTATTGAAagcagcaaattaaaaaaacggcAACTTAGTAATTTTTTCAGACTTCTTCCTCGAATGACAGATATTACAATATGATTTGATGCACACGGACATATGAAACCAGCCCTGTTAAGATGTATAAAATGCCAAAAGTTTGACTAATTTGTGGTATTTAGCCATGATGTTTGATGATTGTGAAATATACAGATTCGCTATTAGTTTTCCAAATATTTAATGATTTTGTTCCTACGATATCAACACATGCTTGATAGAtaattaaaagaacatttacaaattaaacacaaaagCACAGCTGACTTTAGAGACCTGCCATGCAGTGGTGAAAGTATTTAGAAATACTAGTTTACAAATACTCTGTATAAGTGAAAGTCCTCCATTGAAACTCTTTAGTAAAAATACCAACCttttagcatcaaaatatagATAAAGtagcaaaagtaaaagtactcattaggCTTATTTCATATtactggattataattattgatgcacaaatgtgttcatcactttaatgttgcatgtggtaaaggtggagctcattttaattatGTTATTTGTGGATAAGTAAAACTTAGCATAACATGAAAATACTCaggtaaagtacaagtacctctttTTAGGGGGTATACATTCGGTTGGCATGTATAGTATTTGTATTCCTTAAAAATATATTCCACATGCAACTTTTGTCTGTCTACCGCCTTCTATGTTTACCGCACATTATTCAATTgatcattaatttatttaaatgttgcgcatctccatctttgttttttgtctcctgacgcaaaatgaataaaagcagAAACTTCAGTCCCGGTCGCGAGCAGCGTCCGGAGGTGGCTGCGACGTCACATCCGCCGTTTCCCTCCGGAAGTacagttgatttttttttttattcacaggaaagagaaaaaaaaaacagctgttgttgaaaaagaaaacatcaaagtGAGTTTCGTTAACGGGTTGTCTCGCCTTTATGTTTCCGCAACCGTGAGTGCGGCGAGGACCGCTCTCCCCTCTCGGTGTGTCCGCCGCCCGCTTCACGCCGACTTCACCAGCGGGTCCCGTTCCGCTCATTTGTTGCCACTTGGCTGCTGCTAGCTTTAGCTCCCATCACCCATCCCGACCACTCGCTAGCGGGCTAACCGTCCGTTTCTGACTGTCTGCACAACTCCCGGAGACGAGGATCTCCGTCGGTGAGATACTGAATGTAGATGGCGAATACGTGAGTAAATGTGGATCGTACGTTTGTGTCACCCGCTAGCCGACTGGTTGAACTACGATGCATCGCTGTTTATGTTCAACGTTAGCTTTGTGGGTTGTTGGTAAACCCAGGTAACCGTGTAGGAAAGGGGTTGTAGTTCAAGTTAGTATAATACTGGTGTTGATTTAGGATACGGAGCATTTGTGTCAGGTCGTTTGAAAGCTTATATTCTGTATTCACCTCATCAAAAGCAGAATCTACATGATGCCTGGAAGAAAGGTGTCAATTTTGGCTACTTTTATAAAGTAGGAATGTTATGGATATGTTGCATTTCCTCTGTTGTGTTGATTTCACAATTCTTagcagtttttttgtttgtccccTGTTTTGACAGGATGCCAGCCCCAAAGAGAGGATCATCTCCTCATGATTCCCAGCCCAAGATGAGGAAGTTGGATGATGATGGGGAGGATCTGCCTTCCAAAACTGCACCAGCTTCCAATAATAGGTCCCTTAAA
It contains:
- the vps41 gene encoding vacuolar protein sorting-associated protein 41 homolog isoform X2, encoding MADVEEQGRTQSEEFTDESEEEDSEEEPKLKYERLSNGVTEILQKDAASCMTVHDKFLALGTHFGKVFLLDIQGNVTQKFEIVQVIGLYTREGFHENFDCPIKVVALHPQFSRSNYKQFVTGGNKLLLYERNWLNRWKTSVLHEGEGSITNIQWRANLIAWSNNVGVKIYDIGTKQRITNVLRDNISLRPDMYPCSLCWKDNCTLIVGWGTSIKICVVKERNPTEMRDLPSRYVEIVSAFETEFFISGLAPLADQLVTLYFVKENSDQMDEEFRARPRLDIIQPLPESCEEISSDALTVRNFQDNECRDYRLEHSDGESLFYMISPKDIVVAKERDQDDHIDWLLEKKKYEEALMAAEISFKNIKRHDVQKIGMAYINHLVEKGDYDSAARKCQKVLGKNMELWENEVYRFKTIGQLKAISQYLPRGDLRLRPAIYEMILHEFLKTDYEGFATLIREWPGELYNNMAIVQTVTDHLRRDPTNRTLLTTLAELYTYDQRYDRALEIYLRLRHKDVYQLIHKHNLFSSIEDKIVLLMDFDKEKAVDMLLDNEDKISTDRVVEELADRPELLHVYLHKLFKRDHHKGQKYHGRQIVLYAEYDRPNLLPFLRDSTHCPLEKALEVCQQRNFVEETVFLLSRMGNCRRALQMIMEELEDVDKAIEFAKEQDDAELWEDLISYSIDKPPFITGLLNNIGTHVDPILLIYRIKEGMEIPNLRDSLVKILQDYNLQILLREGCKKILVADSLSLLQKMHRTQMRGVRLDEENICESCHAAILPSDMAKPFSVVVFHCRHMFHKECLPSSGLLPGVQFCNICSAKKRGPGSGILEMNK
- the vps41 gene encoding vacuolar protein sorting-associated protein 41 homolog isoform X1, translating into MADVEEQGRTQSEEFTDESEEEDSEEEPKLKYERLSNGVTEILQKDAASCMTVHDKFLALGTHFGKVFLLDIQGNVTQKFEISSVKINQISLDESGEHVGICSEDGKVQVIGLYTREGFHENFDCPIKVVALHPQFSRSNYKQFVTGGNKLLLYERNWLNRWKTSVLHEGEGSITNIQWRANLIAWSNNVGVKIYDIGTKQRITNVLRDNISLRPDMYPCSLCWKDNCTLIVGWGTSIKICVVKERNPTEMRDLPSRYVEIVSAFETEFFISGLAPLADQLVTLYFVKENSDQMDEEFRARPRLDIIQPLPESCEEISSDALTVRNFQDNECRDYRLEHSDGESLFYMISPKDIVVAKERDQDDHIDWLLEKKKYEEALMAAEISFKNIKRHDVQKIGMAYINHLVEKGDYDSAARKCQKVLGKNMELWENEVYRFKTIGQLKAISQYLPRGDLRLRPAIYEMILHEFLKTDYEGFATLIREWPGELYNNMAIVQTVTDHLRRDPTNRTLLTTLAELYTYDQRYDRALEIYLRLRHKDVYQLIHKHNLFSSIEDKIVLLMDFDKEKAVDMLLDNEDKISTDRVVEELADRPELLHVYLHKLFKRDHHKGQKYHGRQIVLYAEYDRPNLLPFLRDSTHCPLEKALEVCQQRNFVEETVFLLSRMGNCRRALQMIMEELEDVDKAIEFAKEQDDAELWEDLISYSIDKPPFITGLLNNIGTHVDPILLIYRIKEGMEIPNLRDSLVKILQDYNLQILLREGCKKILVADSLSLLQKMHRTQMRGVRLDEENICESCHAAILPSDMAKPFSVVVFHCRHMFHKECLPSSGLLPGVQFCNICSAKKRGPGSGILEMNK